In one window of Helianthus annuus cultivar XRQ/B chromosome 17, HanXRQr2.0-SUNRISE, whole genome shotgun sequence DNA:
- the LOC110925193 gene encoding uncharacterized protein LOC110925193, translated as MTDLFMQKYFPPKKTAKLKNRIMTFKQDEGESLHAAWERLKDLLIDVPHHGLSKRQLVLNFYQVLNYDSQERIDVYAGGDLETKTPTEAYAIIEKTTLKSSSRHSGVRNKASSIPGVHQVDTYTALTAQIGALAARFDQAQNVSKVQSSCEQCGVSHEPGTCEQGVMFTGHEEVDYMGNQIRPQNNPYSNTYNLGWKNHPNFGWKSGSGNQNPLGHAQRAPAPQQPQGQPYQSQGESFQPHYHHQGSGSSSQPHASQSNSKLEEMMTQLLGNFNCANQIAENRYQQHEERFMAQEGEMRSQNASIQTIENQVGQLAKMLSERPQGGLPSNTEPNPRGHVNASHT; from the coding sequence ATGACAGATCTTTTTATGCAAAAATACTTCCCTCCGAAAAAGACAGCTAAGCTAAAGAACCGTATCATGACATTCAAACAGGACGAAGGAGAATCTCTACATGCAGCTTGGGAGAGGTTGAAAGATCTTCTGATCGATGTTCCACATCATGGGTTGTCCAAAAGACAACTTGTATTGAACTTCTACCAAGTACTCAACTACGACTCACAAGAACGCATAGACGTATATGCAGGAGGCGATCTTGAAACAAAAACACCAACGGAAGCCTACGCAATTATAGAAAAAACTACTTTGAAGTCGAGTTCACGTCACAGTGGAGTGCGAAATAAAGCATCATCTATTCCTGGAGTTCATCAGGTGGATACGTATACGGCTCTTACAGCGCAGATCGGAGCTTTGGCTGCAAGGTTTGATCAAGCTCAGAATGTTTCGAAGGTACAATCATCATGTGAGCAGtgtggagtgtcacacgagccagGTACTTGTGAGCAGGGTGTTATGTTTACAGGCCACGAGGAGGTGGATTATATGGGCAATCAAATAAGGCCCCAAAATAACCCCTACAGCAACACGTACAATCTGGGGTGGAAGAATCATCCAAACTTTGGGTGGAAATCCGGTTCTGGGAACCAAAACCCACTCGGACATGCTCAACGGGCTCCCGCGCCACAGCAGCCCCAGGGACAGCCTTACCAGTCTCAAGGTGAATCCTTCCAGCCTCATTACCATCATCAAGGCTCCGGGAGCAGTTCCCAGCCTCACGCCTCTCAGAGTAACTCTAAGCTAGAGGAGATGATGACACAACTGTTAGGAAACTTCAATTGTGCTAATCAGATTGCTGAAAACCGCTACCAACAACACGAGGAACGCTTCATGGCCCAAGAAGGGGAGATGCGGAGTCAGAATGCTTCTATACAGACCATTGAGAATCAGGTTGGACAGTTGGCTAAAATGTTGTCTGAGAGACCCCAGGGTGGTCTCCCAAGTAACACAGAGCCAAATCCGAGGGGGCATGTCAATGCCTCACACACGTAA